A stretch of Xenopus laevis strain J_2021 chromosome 8S, Xenopus_laevis_v10.1, whole genome shotgun sequence DNA encodes these proteins:
- the clic3.S gene encoding chloride intracellular channel protein 3 isoform X2, with protein MILIHKGVPFTLTTVDMKRAPEVLKDLAPGSQPPFLLYNSEVKTDTNKIEEFLEELLQPPNYPRMNPKNKESNTVGNDIFHKFSAYIKNQLPALEENLQRNLLKSLLFLDRYLLAPLPHEVKNNPNQIVSHRKFLDGDNLTLPDCNLLPKLNIINTVCKYYRKFEIPRDLEGVTRYLENASQMKEFKYTCPNTEEILLFYRNVVKPMK; from the exons ATGATATTAATCCACAAAGGGGTCCCCTTCACCCTCACCACCGTCGACATGAAAAG GGCCCCAGAAGTGCTGAAAGATTTGGCCCCGGGTTCCCAACCACCGTTTCTCCTCTATAACAGTGAAGTCAAAACAGACACCAACAAGATCGAAGAGTTTTTGGAGGAGCTTCTCCAACCCCCCAA TTATCCCAGGATGAATCCCAAAAATAAGGAATCAAACACGGTGGGAAACGACATATTCCATAAATTCTCGGCTTATATCAAGAACCAACTGCCGGCCCTGGAAGAGA ATCTACAGAGGAACCTCCTGAAGTCACTACTGTTCTTGGACCGATACCTGCTGGCGCCCCTTCCACACGAAGTGAAAAACAACCCAAACCAAATTGTCTCACACAGGAAATTCCTGGACGGTGACAATCTGACCCTGCCTGACTGCAACCTACTGCCCAAGCTCAATATCATCAAT ACCGTTTGCAAATATTACCGAAAGTTTGAGATTCCCAGAGACCTTGAAGGGGTGACCCGCTATTTGGAGAATGCGTCACAGATGAAGGAGTTCAAGTACACCTGCCCCAACACAGAGGAGATCCTACTTTTCTACCGTAATGTGGTTAAGCCAATGAAGTAA
- the clic3.S gene encoding chloride intracellular channel protein 3 isoform X1 yields MAEQGNFTLELFVKASDDGESIGNCPFCQRLFMILIHKGVPFTLTTVDMKRAPEVLKDLAPGSQPPFLLYNSEVKTDTNKIEEFLEELLQPPNYPRMNPKNKESNTVGNDIFHKFSAYIKNQLPALEENLQRNLLKSLLFLDRYLLAPLPHEVKNNPNQIVSHRKFLDGDNLTLPDCNLLPKLNIINTVCKYYRKFEIPRDLEGVTRYLENASQMKEFKYTCPNTEEILLFYRNVVKPMK; encoded by the exons GCCAGCGATGATGGCGAGAGTATTGGCAACTGCCCTTTCTGCCAGCGCCTTTTCATGATATTAATCCACAAAGGGGTCCCCTTCACCCTCACCACCGTCGACATGAAAAG GGCCCCAGAAGTGCTGAAAGATTTGGCCCCGGGTTCCCAACCACCGTTTCTCCTCTATAACAGTGAAGTCAAAACAGACACCAACAAGATCGAAGAGTTTTTGGAGGAGCTTCTCCAACCCCCCAA TTATCCCAGGATGAATCCCAAAAATAAGGAATCAAACACGGTGGGAAACGACATATTCCATAAATTCTCGGCTTATATCAAGAACCAACTGCCGGCCCTGGAAGAGA ATCTACAGAGGAACCTCCTGAAGTCACTACTGTTCTTGGACCGATACCTGCTGGCGCCCCTTCCACACGAAGTGAAAAACAACCCAAACCAAATTGTCTCACACAGGAAATTCCTGGACGGTGACAATCTGACCCTGCCTGACTGCAACCTACTGCCCAAGCTCAATATCATCAAT ACCGTTTGCAAATATTACCGAAAGTTTGAGATTCCCAGAGACCTTGAAGGGGTGACCCGCTATTTGGAGAATGCGTCACAGATGAAGGAGTTCAAGTACACCTGCCCCAACACAGAGGAGATCCTACTTTTCTACCGTAATGTGGTTAAGCCAATGAAGTAA